One part of the Rutidosis leptorrhynchoides isolate AG116_Rl617_1_P2 chromosome 1, CSIRO_AGI_Rlap_v1, whole genome shotgun sequence genome encodes these proteins:
- the LOC139902128 gene encoding uncharacterized protein, with the protein MKSIFAYRNNVVIRREVEEQNEAQSSRRKRRYISRDRVEAHNRLMNDYFVQDPKYPPEYFKRRYRMSQSLLEKIIEGILSYSTRPDAPKWFTYFQQRRLYHKHEELHGFPGMLGSIDCMHWAWEKCPNAWKGHFTRGDHGYPTIMLEAVASLLTDRGYYLADVIYPSWASFVKGFSSVVDAKRKYFTKKQSAARKDVERTFGILQGRWGILRQPARAYSVNKIKRIMYGCIILHNMIIEDNGVNIAENKSYYLPVNNLQGSTWYERCDVYAEKTKELRDKDEHGYLRHTLVSHLWHNRDDEIVNEL; encoded by the exons ATGAAAAGTATATTTGCTTATCGAAATAACGTGGTAATACGTAGAGAGGTCGAGGAACAAAATGAGGCTCAAAGCTCAAGACGAAAACGTCGCTACATTAGTCGTGATCGTGTAGAAGCGCACAATCGTTTGATGAACGATTATTTTGTTCAAGATCCGAAGTATCCCCCTGAATATTTCAAACGGCGTTATCGAATGTCACAAAGTCTTCTTGAAAAAATAATTGAAGGTATACTTTCTTACTCTACTCGTCCCGATGCACCAAAGTGGTTTACTTATTTTCAACAACGTCGGTTGTATCATAAACATGAAGAACTTCACGGCTTTCCTGGAATGCTTGGAAgcattgattgtatgcattgggcttgGGAAAAATGTCCAAATGCATGGAAAGGGCATTTCACCCGAGGCGATCACGGTTACCCGACAATCATGTTGGAAGCCGTTGCATC TTTACTAACTGATCGAGGCTACTATCTTGCCGATGTGATTTACCCTTCGTGGGCTTCTTTCGTTAAGGGATTCTCAAGTGTTGTTGACGCAAAAAGGAAATACTTTACAAAGAAACAATCTGCAGCTCGTAAAGACGTTGAGAGGACATTTGGAATTTTGCAAGGTCGTTGGGGTATTTTAAGACAACCTGCTAGGGCATATAGCGTAAACAAAATCAAAAGAATCATGTATGGTTGCATCATATTGCACAACATGATAATTGAAGACAATGGTGTTAACATCGCTGAAAATAAATCTTACTACTTGCCTGTCAACAACCTACAAGGATCAACTTGGTACGAAAGGTGTGATGTATATGCCGAGAAGACAAAAGAGCTGCGTGACAAAGACGAGCATGGGTATCTTCGACATACTCTAGTTTCGCATCTATGGCATAATCGCGATGACGAAATAGTTAACGAATTGTAA
- the LOC139872287 gene encoding uncharacterized protein, whose amino-acid sequence MDHQTYRCPSCNTDVSPITPFTYHRCNSTLPPTPNPNPNNLNPSQSPPQSVINPSVPSTTFRTIPSDDNFRLGSPYFQRLIHHLTHSNDSSPISTTTTAVSRHYSPTSKSAIESIPIVTITSAFLEIDPVVLCAICKDQFVINDETKQLPCKHMYHSDCILPWLCNHNSCPVCRFQLPKEVVDVRIRRRSRSRVLRLGDLMRQVDNEAMLGLGFGNLHNNQYLGPIDTPNVAFHYTHIGQTVDVDVLSDSELDNGAEGVSGWSSWGMNLRGDGDGDGDGDGDGDGDGIVVIP is encoded by the coding sequence ATGGACCACCAGACCTACCGGTGCCCTTCCTGCAACACCGATGTTTCACCCATCACTCCATTCACATACCATCGCTGCAACTCTACCCTTCCTCCTACCcctaaccctaatcccaacaatctAAATCCTTCACAATCACCACCGCAATCCGTCATCAATCCATCCGTACCATCAACTACATTTAGAACTATTCCGTCCGATGACAATTTCCGTCTCGGCAGCCCTTACTTCCAGCGTTTAATCCACCACCTCACACATTCAAACGATTCATCTCCAATCTCCACCACCACTACTGCCGTATCTCGCCACTACTCTCCGACGTCGAAATCTGCAATCGAATCGATTCCGATTGTTACGATTACATCCGCATTCCTTGAAATCGATCCTGTCGTTTTATGTGCGATTTGTAAAGATCAGTTTGTTATCAATGATGAAACGAAACAGTTACCGTGTAAACACATGTATCATTCTGATTGTATACTTCCGTGGCTTTGTAATCATAATTCGTGTCCCGTGTGTCGGTTTCAGTTACCTAAAGAGGTTGTGGATGTTAGAATTAGGAGAAGGAGTAGGTCTAGGGTTTTGAGATTAGGCGATTTAATGAGACAGGTTGACAATGAGGCAATGTTGGGGCTTGGATTTGGTAATCTTCATAATAATCAGTATTTGGGACCCATTGATACTCCGAATGTTGCGTTTCATTATACTCATATCGGGCAGACTGTGGACGTTGATGTGTTGTCTGATTCGGAACTGGACAATGGCGCAGAGGGTGTCTCTGGTTGGTCTAGTTGGGGTATGAATTTGAgaggagatggtgatggtgatggcgatggtgatggtgatggtgatggtgatggcatTGTTGTGATACCATGA